In candidate division WOR-3 bacterium, the DNA window GCCGGTAGGCTATACCACCAGAGAAACCATTATGCAAAAAATCTCTATCCCCTTTACGAAAAAGGCGTAATCTTTGCTCTAACTACCCTCCATCCCGTGGTACCCGTTCATCTCCTTTACCATCAGTCAGCCCTCCTTGTAAAGGTGGGAATTCCAGAACTTGATGCACTGCGTTCAATATCCACAAACCCCGCTAATATACTAAGCCTTGAAAGGGAGGCAGGTACTATTGAAAAGGGAAAAAAGGCAAACCTTGTCTTCCTTTCCGACGAGCCCTTTACAAAGGAATCTGATGTGGTTGGCCACATGTTAGAAGGAGAAATGGTATGGAAAAACTTTTAATCATAAAAGGTGGTAAAATTTTCACCATGGAGGGCGCACCCCTCGAAGGTGGCTATGTGGTGATTAAAAATGGTAAAATTGAAGATGTCACCCCGAGGATGGAAGTTCCTAAAGATGCAAAGGTGATTGACGCAGCAGATAGCTTCATTTACCCTGGATTCATTGACATTCACACCCATACTGGCTTATGGGAGGAAGGAGTCAATATTGAGGGTTCCGATGGCAATGAGGCAACAGACCCTGTAACTCCTCATGTCAGAGCCATCGACGGGATCAACTTCCACGATGATGGATTCAAAGAGGCGATTTCTTCCGGTGTCACAACAGTCAACATAATGCCCGGAAGCGCCAATGTAATTGGCGGTCAGGGCGTTGCCACAAAGACAACGGGCGAAATCCTTTTGAATCCCTCTGGCATCAAAATGGCCCTCGGTGAAAACCCCAAAAGGGTTTACTCCTCTCAGAAAAAGTTGCCATCTACGAGGCTTGGCAACGCCGCTATTTTGAGAAAGGCCCTCATCGACACCCTTAATTACATCGAGAAGAAAAAGAAGGACAAGAAGGCCTTTGATTTCAAACTCGAACCCTTGGTTGGCCTTTTTGAGGGGAAATACCCTGCACGAATTCACTCCCACAGGGAGGATGACATCCTCACCGCCCTCAGAATAATGAAAGAATTCGGAATAAAATTTGTGATTGAGCATTCTACAGAAGGACATTTCATTGCAGAAATCCTAGCTAAGGAACAGGTGCCCTGTGCCCTCGGTCCTACAATAACTACAAGAATAAAACAGGAACTCAAATTCAGAACTCCCGAAACTGCAAGGATTTACGAAGAAAAGGGCGTTCTTTTCGCCTTCACCACCGACTTTCCCGTCCTTCCCCACTACGGTCTCTTTTACTCCGCCCAAATCGCAGTGAGACATGGCCTTTCAGAAGAAATGGCCTTAAAGGCACTAACAATAAACGGCGCAAAAATCCTCGGCCTTGACCACAGGATAGGGAGCCTGAAAAAAGGGAAAGATGCCGATATCGTTATAACTAACAAAGAAGTCCTGGATCCCAGATTTCGTGTAAAAATGACCATCATCAGCGGCGAAATTGTCTATGAACACAAATCAAGAGAGGACCTCTATATTTAGGAGGGATGAATGATCGTCCTTATTGGAGGGAAAATCTTTACCGGCGAAGAATTCATTGAAAACGGGGCAATTTTCATTGAAAATGGAAAAATCGTAAAGGTTTTAAGAAGGAAACGAATACCGAAAAATGCCGAAATAATAAACCTTAAAGGTAAATACATCCTTCCCGGTTTAATCGACCCGCATACTCACATCGGAATGAGAGATGAGGGAGCTCCGAGGGATTATTCTGACATAAACGAGGCTACTGACCCTGCCACTCCTCATCTCTATGCGATCGACGCCTATAATCCGCAGGACCCAGCTGTTGGAAAGGCCTTGAAAAGCGGTGTGACAACGGTTTTCATTACCCCCGGCAGCGCAAACCCCATAGGAGGGATTGGTTCTGTTATAAAACTCAAAAACGCACCTATTTCAGAAATCATTGTGAAAAAAGAAGCAGGTCTAAAAATGGCACTGGGGGAAAATCCAAAGCTTACCTACAGAGAGAAGAAGACCTTTCCATCGACAAGAATGGCCACTGCCGCAGTAATCAGAGAATGGTTCACAAAGGCAAAAAGATACGGAGAGGAGAAAAGGAAAAAAGAAAGGGATTTAAAACTGGAAAATATCTTAAAGGCTTTAAGAAAGGAAATACCCTGTAGAATTCACTGTCATTCGGTCCAAGACATTGAGACTGCATTAAGACTTCATGAGGAATTCGGTTTCGAAATGATATTGGAACACGCCAGTGATGCGCCCCTTGTTGCTGAAAAACTTAAGGGAAAAGTAAAGGGAATCGTCGTAGGGCCTCTTTTTGGTGTAAGTTCGAAGCCTGAGTCAAAAAATCTTAGTTTCGAAAACCCCGCGAGGCTATCGACCTATGGTATCCCTGTGGCGATCACCTCCGATCATCCATTTAACGCCCTTTATCACCTCAACCTCTATGCCGCAATGAGCTTCAAAGAGGGTCTTGATGAGATCACAGCATTCAAAGCAATAACATCCACGCCCGCTGAGTTCCTCGGTGTTGCAGATCGTGTTGGCTACATTAGAAAAGGAAACGATGCCGACATAGTTGTTTTTAATGGCCATCCCTTCGATGTAATGTCGAGGGTTGAAATGGTTTTCGTTGATGGAGTGAGGGTGGTTTGATATGATTGTTCTTGGAATTGAAACATCCTGCGACGAAACGGCGGTAGGAATCGTTAATAACGAATACAAAGTATTGATAAACCTTTCGAAGACCCACCTTGAACACAGCGTTTTTGGCGGCGTAGTCCCCGAAATCGCCTCAAGAATGCACACAAAATTGATTCTCCCTATGACCGAAGAGGCTTTAAAAAGAGCCAACTTAAATTTTGATAACATAGATGGAATCGCTGTTACTTACGGGCCTGGACTTGTGGGTTCACTCCTCGTGGGACTTGCCTTTGCCAAATCCTTAGCATACTTTTTCAATAAACCCTTCATTGGCATCAACCATTTAGAAGCCCATATGTTTTCAATATTTTTGAACAAGAGACTTCCCGAAGAACCCTACCTTTTTCTCATCGTTAGTGGTGGACACACGGAACTGGTACTTATGGAAAGGCCAGGCAAGTATAAATTTCTTGGTGGCACTGTAGATGATGCAGCGGGGGAAGCCTTGGACAAATTCGCAAAGATGGTGGGATTACCATACCCCGGTGGTCCTATAATCGACAAACTTTCTCAGACAGGAGACCCCAATTTTTACCGATTCCCAAGAGCAAAGGTAGAAGGCTTGAACTTCAGTTTTAGTGGCCTTAAAACGGCAGCCTTATACCTCATAAAAGAAAAAGGTGAGCAATTCGTGAAAGAAAATCTGAACAATCTTTGTGCCTCTTACCAGGAGGCTGTAGTCGATATGCTTCTTGAAAAGGTTAAAAGGGCCATCGAACAAACAGGCGTGAAAAACCTCGGAGTCGTTGGTGGAGTAAGTATGAACTCGCGACTCAGGAAGATCTTCACCGAGGCATTAAAGGGCATCAAAGTTGAATTTCCAGAGCCTCAATTCACAGTGGACAACGGAACTATGGTGGCAGCGGTCGGGGTATTTTATCTCGAAAAAGGCAAAAGGGACGAATTCAATTTGCCCGCAGACCCTTCACTAATCTTCAGCTAAGGCCAAATCTCCTGTAAACTTCATCTACGTTTCTGAGGAAATCCGTCTTAAAGATCTCATCGATTTCTTGCGGTGTAAATATTTTGCCGAGTTCTGCATCTGAGAGAACCATTTCTCTGAGGCCCACGCCTTCATCAAAGGATTTGTGGGATACCCTCTTTACAATCTCGTAGGCATCCTTTCTGGGGAGCCCCTTTTTCACGAGGGCAAGAAGAAGTGCCTGTGAGTAGTAAAAATCGCCGTACTTTCTGAGATTTTCCTCAATTTTCTCTCTATTTACTACAAGGCCTTCAACGATACCCTTCATTAGCCTGATAACATAGAAAAGCGTACAAAGGGCGTCTTCAAAGATGTATCTCTCGTTGGAAGAGTGAGAAATATCCCTTTCGTGCCATAGCGGGATGTTTTCCAGGGCAGGAATAAGGTAGCCCCTTAAAAGTCTCGCAAGGCCACAAACCCTCTCAGATTTTATAGGATTTCTCTTGTGAGGCATCGCAGAGGAGCCCCTCTGACCCTTGCCAAAGGGTTCCATAATCTCGTTGACTTCCGTTCTCTGAAGAAGTCTTATTTCTGTAGCAAATCTCTCGAGGGAGGAGGCAAGGATGGCAATCTGTGACATCATAAAGGCATGCCTGTCCCTCGGCACAATCTGGGTCGATACCCCTTCGGGCTTCAGATTAAGCCTTTTAAGAATCTTCTCCTCTATATCTGGAGAAAGGTAAACATAGTTCCCAACAGCCCCGGAAATTTTCCCTACGGAAATCTCATTCAGGGCCACCACTAAACGGCTCCTTGCCCTTAAAAGCTCTGAGTAAAAATAGAGAAATTTAAGGCCAAGGCTCGTCGGCTCAGCAAAAACCCCATGGGTTCTTCCCATAATGGGAAAATACTTATATTCAACAGCCTTCTTCTTTACTTCTTCAATGAGGCTATCCAGTTCCTTTATAACCTTTTCCAAAGCCTCCTTCAACATCAGCGCATTGGCAGTATCCACCACATCACTGGAGGTGAGACCGAAGTGGAGGTAGCGACCTTTATCTCCTACCCTTTCTTCAAGGGCTATAAGGAAGGCAATCACGTCATGATCCACTTCCTTCTCGATTTCCTTGGCTCTCTTTGCAAACTCTACGTAGTCGATATCCTTTACCTTCTCCGCAACTTCGGAGTAACTGCCCTGCGGGATAAGGCCTTCCTCCTCCAAAACCTGAAGGTGAGTGAGTTCAATCTCAACCCACTTTTTATACTTATTCTCCTCCTTAAAAATATCCCTGATTTCTGGAATGGAATACCTCTCAATCATTGAAGCACCATCCTGTAATCAAATTTCACTTCCAAGGGACTTTTAATAACCTCATCAAGATTAAGATACCTTAAAATAAGCGGTAACTTTTTTCTTTCAACCCAGCGGACCGGTCCTTTAACCTTCGCCAGCTCTCTTAATCTTTCCTTAGCGAGGACCTCATCTCCAACGGTATCAACAAGACCGAGCTTAAAGGCATCGTTACCAGTTAAAACCCTTCCATCGGCAATCCTCAAAACCGAATCCCTGGGAAGATTTCTCCCCTTCGCAACTACGTCGACAAAGTTATTATACCCTTGCTCGATGATATTTTGTAAAATTCTACGCTCCTCTTCAGAGAGTTTTTTAAAAGGAGAGGCGATGTCCTTTACCCTTCCCGATTTTATTACCACGAATTCAACTCCCACTTTATCCAGAAGTCCTTTGACCACAGGATATTCAATAATAGTTCCAATGGAACCTGTCAAAGAAAGCGGATGAGAGACTATATAGTCAGAGGCACAGGCAATATAGTAACCACCTGAAGCGGCAACCGTCCCAAAATAGGCAACTACGGGCTTTCCTTTTTGCTTGAATCTCAAAATGCTTCTGTAAATCTCATCGGAAGGCACAATCCCACCACCGGGCGAGTTTATAAGCAAAAGGAGACCCCGCACACTTTCCTTTTTTGCATAGCCATCGATCTCATCGACAATCTCCTTAGAACTGGAAATAGTACCATTGATTCTGACAACGGCCAGATTTTCTTCAAGGTTGGTAATTGCAAAACCCGCAATTACGTAAATTATCCCTATTCCAATAAGCAGCCACAACCACCATTTTTTCTTCATAATGTCTAAATTTTAACTTCTTCCACCTTAACAATCAAAGAGCCTTCCAATTTCCAAAGGGTGAGAAGTTCTGAAGAAATAGTCATAAAGGTAAAGTAGGTTAGCCAATCACCAGGATTTGCGTAGATTTTATCACCGTATCGTCTTAACATCGGCCTATGAAAATGGGCAGTTACAACAATATCGTAGTGGCTTAACAGTTTTTCTACTTTTTTGAAATTTTTCTCCTTTAAAGGTTTTGCAGAAGAACGGCCTCTTGACCATCGGGAGATTTTCCTTGCAATAGCATAGGTAAAATCGCAGGGCAAAAATTTCATCAAGCTTTGCCAGAGGGGAAAAGTCAAAAAACGCCTTGTCATTTTCCCCCTCACAGATAAAAGGTCACCATGAGTAAAGAGCATCCTTTTACCCCATTTTTCCAGGACCAGCTCCCCTGAGATTATCGTAAAGCCAATCTGTTCTAACTTTTTTAAGGGAAAGAAGTCATGGTTGCCCTGAATATAAAATACGGGGGTAGACTTTGTAAACTGCTGGAAAAGGTGAAAATAATCACCGTAAATCTCCTCAACCTTTTCGGGGCACTCAAAGTAAAAATCAAAAACATCACCAAGGAATACAACGGCTTCGAGTTCCTTGAAATTGTCGAAGATTCGCCTTAGCTTCTCTGCTTTCTCCTCCTGACCCCCAACCCCTATGTGCAAATCGCCGAGAACAAGAATCACAGGAAAAGTATAAGGAATTTGAGAGGAATTAAAAAGCTTTAAGGCTCGGGTAATTGAGTAAAACCCCTGCCCTTGACAGGTTATGCCTGTGAAAATATAATCATAATATGGTCAGACTTTTAATTTTTTTAGCATTAATAGGAGGGGTTAAAAAAATGGACAAGAAGGTCCTGATGATCATTGCTCACGAGAACTTTCGAGATGAGGAGCTACTTACACCCAAACAGATCTTCGAAAAGAACGGCATAAAGGTTACGATTGCATCTACTGATACAACACCGGCAAAAGGGATGCTTGGTGCAGTAGTAAAACCCGACGTAAAGGTTTACGACGAAGATTTTTCCAAATACGATGCCGTTGTCCTTGTAGGTGGAATGGGATCACCGGTTTATTGGGATGATAAAAAATTGCACGAAAAACTGATTAAATTTTACCAAGACGAAACCAAGATCCTTGCCGCTATCTGCCTCGCTCCAGGGACCCTCGCAAGGGCTGGGCTTCTAAAAGGCAAAAAGGCTACTATTTGGAAATCCGCCAGTGATGAAATTACAAAAGGTGGTGGAACCTACACTGGAAAGCCCGTTGAAAGGGATGGCAGAATAATAACAGGAAACGGACCCGACGCAGCTAAATCCTTTGCTGAAGAGATTCTTAAGGCGTTACAGGGCAAATAAATAAGATAAAAAAACTTCTAAGTAGGGAGGCGTGAATTGGATATTAAATTTTCAACGGAAAAGTGGCTTCCTTCCCTCATTTTAAGCTTAGGAATGGTTGTGTCCTCTTTAGTAGTATCCTCTACCCTCTATAAAATCAAAAGGATGGACAATACCATAACCGTTACAGGTTCAGCAAAGACGAGGGTAATCTCCGACCAGGTGAGATGGACCATCAGCATATCGCGAATCAGCCCCACCCTAAGTGAAGGTTACTCTCAGATGGCAAAGGACCTATCAAAGATCAAAGAATTCCTTAATAAGAACGGCATTCAGGAAAAGGAGGTCGAGGTTACCCAAATTTATACAAGTCAACCCTGGCTCTACACCGAGAGGGCCGATAGGATGTACTATCAGTTCAATCAAAGCATCATAGTCAGTTCTATGGAAGTTGACAAAGTTTTATCCGTCGCTGAGAAGATTTACAGCCTTGTCCCTGAGGGTGTCAATATCACAGCAAGTAATTTAGAGTTTTACTATTCAAAACTTCCTGAGCTCAGGGTCTCCCTTCTTAACGACGCTATGATTGACGCAAAACAACGTGCAACAATGATTGCAAAGAGCACGGGCAGGAGGGTGGGAAAGGTAAAATCTGCAAAGATGGGAGTGGTCCAAGTAATGGCACCCAATACAATCCAGATTTCCGACTATGGGACTTATAACACAGAATCGAGAGAAAAGGAAGTTATGATTACCGTTCAAGCCACCTTTTACCTTAAATAAAAATGGACTTTGAAACCTGGTTAAAAGAAATCGAAACGGACGAGAGGAAGTTCAGTCTTTTTAGACTCCACAAAAAATTCTTCTTGATTAGCAGAATCTCAATTTTGATTGACATGGTGATGATTATCGCTGTATCAATTCTAATGGGGAAATTTCTCTGAATCTTTTCACAGCAGCCATACGAATTTAAAACTTTTATTTTGCTTTTTATCCCTTTGATTTTTACTTACCTTTGCTTCATTTCAATACCACTCTACTTATTTTCCCGTACCTTCGGACTTATTATAACAGGGCTTAAGGTGGTGTCCTCGGAAACACTTCTGGGCCCTTCACTCCTTGAAACCTATTATTACATTGGACAAGATAAGAGATATCAAAAAAATTACCCTATATATTTGTTCCTTGTGCCTTATCGCTGAAAGACCTAAGGCGCGATACCTCGCTATTTGCTCCTCTTATTAGCGTAGTAAAGAGCTTGAACAATTCCACCAAAAAGGATAAAAGAAACCACAATTAAAACAACGATCCCTTGCCAATTCATTTAAAGACTCTTTTTGTTTTTCGAGTTGTAAAATAAATTGCCAGAATTAAGAAAATCGCAAGAACTGCCCACCCGCCGATGACCTCTGCAAGACGGGGGTATCCACCATAAGGTTCCCTTATTCTTTCCTTCAAAGCAGATACAAAAATAATCAAAGAAGATAGAGGCACTATAAACTTAACTGAAATATTCCACCATTTACCTATGGGACGGTCAGAAACCGAATTTGCAAACTCTCTCATCTCCTCAGAACCGTAAAACCAGCCAATCAAAATACTTTCCAAGAAGGCCACGGTAAAAAGGCCAAAGTGGTTCATAAAGTGGTCAACAATATCGAGCCAGTATAGGCCCGCACCAGTTGTATAAATAATACCGATGAGAAAAGCAAGAATTGCAACACCGATATTTGTGTATTCCCTTTTGGTACCAAATTTATCCATAAGGGCAGTGATAAAAGCCTCAACTAAGGAGAAGGCAGAATCTATGGCAAGGGTCAAGAGCATGAGAAAGAAGAATACTCCAAATAGTGGGGCGAGGGGCAACTTTGAAATGATAGTAGGATATGTAACAAAGGCAAGTTCAGGTCCCCCTCTTGCCACCTCGGCAACGGAGACTCCTTGAAGCTGAGCATAATAACCGAGGGTTGAAAACACCGCAAAACCCGCTACGAAGGCAGTTGCAGCGTCAGCGAGGGCGACCAAAATCGCGTTGTTTACTATGTCAGAGCCTTCTGGCAAGAAACTTGCGTATGCAATCATTACCCCGAAACCCACCGTTAGAGAGAAAAATATTTGGGAAATTGCGGCATGCCACAATGCTGGATTCAAAAGCTCCTTCCAATTGGGTGTCAGATAGTAGTTTATCCCTTGCACGGCGCCAGGTAAAGTCAAACCTCTTATGACGAAGATTAACAAAAGAATCCAAGGCATTGTAACGGTTACATAAACCACCTTTCCAACGGTCCTTGCCCCCTTCCAAATGGAGAAGACTATCCATACCCAGCTAACTAAAAGCCCTAAAACAATGGGCCATTGCACTTTCCCAAGCTCAAATACGCCGCTTGTTAAACCAAGAACTTTCTGAAAGAAAAATTCCTTCGTATTTTCACCCCAGGCCGTGTTTAGTGAATAGTAAAGATAATCAAAGGACCAACCCATAATGACAGAGTAATAGGTCACGATTCCAAATCCAACGAAAACTGCAAACCATCCGAGCCACTCAAAATTTATCGGGAGTCTTTTCTCATTGCTCAATTTTGCCATGGAATAGGGAGCAGACCCCTTAAACTTGTAACCAATGGAGAATTCAAGCAACAGCATAGGAATACCTATTAAAATTAAGGCAATAATATAGGCAACGATGAATGCACCTCCGCCAAATTTATAGGCAATGTATGGAAACCTCCAAACATTGCCCAATCCTACGGCGGATCCGATCGATGCGAGAACAAAAGCAGTTCTCCCACTCCACTTTGCCTCTTCCATAACACCTCCTTGTGGTTACGCAAAGTTTAAATCAATATAAGGGCTGATAAATGTAAGTTCAAGAAGACATTAGGCATCAAAACAAACATTGAAGCAAGAGTCTTTAAGTAATAACCTGATAATCTCAGAACGCAAAATAAAATAGGTGAGAAATCCAATTCACAACTCTCGACATACTTTCTACATGCTTAGATATAATTTTGACATTACAAAATGGGAGATTTACGACAATTAGGACGACCAGATAACAATGGACCGGGCAAAAATCATTATAGCGATAGCCGACAAATGGAAGAAGTTGAAGACAACAGTATAGGACTTATTGTCACATCGCCACCATACTGGCATATAAAAGATTATGGAAGTGAAGGGCAAATAGGATATGGGCAATCACTTCATGAATACTTAAAACTTTACACCAAAATTACTGAGGTTATAAGGGCCGAAATCTGTGAAGTATCAGGAGAGGATTGTATAAATTACATATGCGACCTTCTGATAAACAGAACCTTTGAAGGGTTTAAGACTGAGGTGGAGACAATTTACAAACTTTTAGAAAGAGAGTTAAGTGTTAAGATAAAACCAGCACCCGATGAGTGGGATAGACTTTACAACTCACCTACAATCAGACGCCCGAGATACACAAATGGAAAGAGTGGCTCGGCCGTACTCATAAGAACTTTGAAAAAAAAGTTCGGAGGGAAAGTATTCATAAAAAGCTCCTTAAGGTTATTTGCAACTTCCTGTAATCAGCATTAATATATAAGCGATGCAATTTATTAGCCTTTTTCTGTTTGCCCAGCTCACCATTCTTCATGCCGGGTCCTTATCAGCCATGATGGATGAGTTAGCGAAGAAATTCAAAGAGGAAACCGGTATCGTGATTAACAGAAGGGCTGGAGGAAGCCTCTTTCTTGCCAATTTGATAAGAGAAAAAAGGGTAGAATGGGATATCTTTTTTTCTGCAGACTATAACATCATTTCCGATTTAAAGGGCACTTTTTGTGATACTTTATACCCTTTTGCATCCAATGAACTGGTAGTTGCCTTCACTAAAACGAGTAAATACAGCAATGAAATTAACGAAAATAACTGGTTCCGAATCCTTTCAAGGAGCGGACTCCGAATCGGGAGGTCGGACCCAGAGCAGGACCCCTGTGGTTACAGAGTTCTCCTTCTTTTCAAAATTCTCAAAACAAAATATGGAGATACCCTTGTTCAAAAGATAATGGCCAACTCCTCTGAAAAAAACGTGAGACCAAAGGCAGCAGAAGTAGCCAATTTACTGGAAATCGGGGAACTGGATTACGCCTTTCTCTACATAAATGAAGCCTTAACGAGAAATTTAAATTTTATAGAGCTCAAAGATTCGCTTAATTTTGGAAACCCAAAACTTCAAGGCTATTATCGGCAATTCAGGATCACCCTAAAAAGTGGAAAAATCGTTCAGGGTGACCCTATTGTTTATGCCTTCTGCATTAACAAAAACTCGAAAAGGAAAAAGGAAATTGAAATCTTTCTAAATTTCTGGGCAAAGCATGGCAATGAATTACTGAAAAAGTATAACTTCAAGAGCCTGTAAAAAGCCAAACTTAAACCTATAAACCAAAACTGTATTATTGCATGTAAATTTAAAAGTACATAATTTTCTTGAATTCTCACAATCAACTTGACAATTTGCATATATGCAACTATAATATATATACTATGAGAAAGAGATGCATCGGACCTCATCATGGACTGGAGGGGCCTGGGGGCCTCCAACTTGGCTTTTTGTTGCAAGGTTTAATCCTAAAACTCTTATCACAAAAACCACTTCACGGTTACGAAATTTTCACTAAAATTGAAGAGAGCTTTCCTGAAATTCCAAACTTTCGTGGGCTTGTGATGCGAGGTGTCGGCTACAGGATTTTAAGAATGATGGAAGAAATGGGCCTTATTTCCTCAGAATGGGATGTATCTGTAGGCCCTGCAAGGAGGGTTTACAAAATCACAGAAGAGGGCCTTAGAGCCCTGCACAATTTCAACAAAAATTTAGAGATTCTTAAAGATACAATAGAGAAATTTATAAACTTTTAAAACAGGAGGTGTAACATGTACGGAGCAGGCTGGGGAGCAGGCCGTGGATTTGGACGCGGATGGGGCTTTGGCCCAGGATGGGGTGTGAGAGCAGCTTACCCAGAAGTTATTCCTCCCTACGGTGCAGGATGGGGTTTAAGAACCTACTATCCTGGATTTTGGCGCCCTCGTGGATGGTGCTGGTAT includes these proteins:
- a CDS encoding sodium-dependent transporter; this translates as MEEAKWSGRTAFVLASIGSAVGLGNVWRFPYIAYKFGGGAFIVAYIIALILIGIPMLLLEFSIGYKFKGSAPYSMAKLSNEKRLPINFEWLGWFAVFVGFGIVTYYSVIMGWSFDYLYYSLNTAWGENTKEFFFQKVLGLTSGVFELGKVQWPIVLGLLVSWVWIVFSIWKGARTVGKVVYVTVTMPWILLLIFVIRGLTLPGAVQGINYYLTPNWKELLNPALWHAAISQIFFSLTVGFGVMIAYASFLPEGSDIVNNAILVALADAATAFVAGFAVFSTLGYYAQLQGVSVAEVARGGPELAFVTYPTIISKLPLAPLFGVFFFLMLLTLAIDSAFSLVEAFITALMDKFGTKREYTNIGVAILAFLIGIIYTTGAGLYWLDIVDHFMNHFGLFTVAFLESILIGWFYGSEEMREFANSVSDRPIGKWWNISVKFIVPLSSLIIFVSALKERIREPYGGYPRLAEVIGGWAVLAIFLILAIYFTTRKTKRVFK
- a CDS encoding UDP-2,3-diacylglucosamine diphosphatase, which produces MILVLGDLHIGVGGQEEKAEKLRRIFDNFKELEAVVFLGDVFDFYFECPEKVEEIYGDYFHLFQQFTKSTPVFYIQGNHDFFPLKKLEQIGFTIISGELVLEKWGKRMLFTHGDLLSVRGKMTRRFLTFPLWQSLMKFLPCDFTYAIARKISRWSRGRSSAKPLKEKNFKKVEKLLSHYDIVVTAHFHRPMLRRYGDKIYANPGDWLTYFTFMTISSELLTLWKLEGSLIVKVEEVKI
- a CDS encoding SIMPL domain-containing protein (The SIMPL domain is named for its presence in mouse protein SIMPL (signalling molecule that associates with mouse pelle-like kinase). Bacterial member BP26, from Brucella, was shown to assemble into a channel-like structure, while YggE from E. coli has been associated with resistance to oxidative stress.), translating into MDIKFSTEKWLPSLILSLGMVVSSLVVSSTLYKIKRMDNTITVTGSAKTRVISDQVRWTISISRISPTLSEGYSQMAKDLSKIKEFLNKNGIQEKEVEVTQIYTSQPWLYTERADRMYYQFNQSIIVSSMEVDKVLSVAEKIYSLVPEGVNITASNLEFYYSKLPELRVSLLNDAMIDAKQRATMIAKSTGRRVGKVKSAKMGVVQVMAPNTIQISDYGTYNTESREKEVMITVQATFYLK
- a CDS encoding DJ-1/PfpI family protein, which gives rise to MDKKVLMIIAHENFRDEELLTPKQIFEKNGIKVTIASTDTTPAKGMLGAVVKPDVKVYDEDFSKYDAVVLVGGMGSPVYWDDKKLHEKLIKFYQDETKILAAICLAPGTLARAGLLKGKKATIWKSASDEITKGGGTYTGKPVERDGRIITGNGPDAAKSFAEEILKALQGK
- the sppA gene encoding signal peptide peptidase SppA; amino-acid sequence: MKKKWWLWLLIGIGIIYVIAGFAITNLEENLAVVRINGTISSSKEIVDEIDGYAKKESVRGLLLLINSPGGGIVPSDEIYRSILRFKQKGKPVVAYFGTVAASGGYYIACASDYIVSHPLSLTGSIGTIIEYPVVKGLLDKVGVEFVVIKSGRVKDIASPFKKLSEEERRILQNIIEQGYNNFVDVVAKGRNLPRDSVLRIADGRVLTGNDAFKLGLVDTVGDEVLAKERLRELAKVKGPVRWVERKKLPLILRYLNLDEVIKSPLEVKFDYRMVLQ
- the tsaD gene encoding tRNA (adenosine(37)-N6)-threonylcarbamoyltransferase complex transferase subunit TsaD translates to MIVLGIETSCDETAVGIVNNEYKVLINLSKTHLEHSVFGGVVPEIASRMHTKLILPMTEEALKRANLNFDNIDGIAVTYGPGLVGSLLVGLAFAKSLAYFFNKPFIGINHLEAHMFSIFLNKRLPEEPYLFLIVSGGHTELVLMERPGKYKFLGGTVDDAAGEALDKFAKMVGLPYPGGPIIDKLSQTGDPNFYRFPRAKVEGLNFSFSGLKTAALYLIKEKGEQFVKENLNNLCASYQEAVVDMLLEKVKRAIEQTGVKNLGVVGGVSMNSRLRKIFTEALKGIKVEFPEPQFTVDNGTMVAAVGVFYLEKGKRDEFNLPADPSLIFS
- a CDS encoding amidohydrolase gives rise to the protein MIVLIGGKIFTGEEFIENGAIFIENGKIVKVLRRKRIPKNAEIINLKGKYILPGLIDPHTHIGMRDEGAPRDYSDINEATDPATPHLYAIDAYNPQDPAVGKALKSGVTTVFITPGSANPIGGIGSVIKLKNAPISEIIVKKEAGLKMALGENPKLTYREKKTFPSTRMATAAVIREWFTKAKRYGEEKRKKERDLKLENILKALRKEIPCRIHCHSVQDIETALRLHEEFGFEMILEHASDAPLVAEKLKGKVKGIVVGPLFGVSSKPESKNLSFENPARLSTYGIPVAITSDHPFNALYHLNLYAAMSFKEGLDEITAFKAITSTPAEFLGVADRVGYIRKGNDADIVVFNGHPFDVMSRVEMVFVDGVRVV
- a CDS encoding amidohydrolase, with protein sequence MEKLLIIKGGKIFTMEGAPLEGGYVVIKNGKIEDVTPRMEVPKDAKVIDAADSFIYPGFIDIHTHTGLWEEGVNIEGSDGNEATDPVTPHVRAIDGINFHDDGFKEAISSGVTTVNIMPGSANVIGGQGVATKTTGEILLNPSGIKMALGENPKRVYSSQKKLPSTRLGNAAILRKALIDTLNYIEKKKKDKKAFDFKLEPLVGLFEGKYPARIHSHREDDILTALRIMKEFGIKFVIEHSTEGHFIAEILAKEQVPCALGPTITTRIKQELKFRTPETARIYEEKGVLFAFTTDFPVLPHYGLFYSAQIAVRHGLSEEMALKALTINGAKILGLDHRIGSLKKGKDADIVITNKEVLDPRFRVKMTIISGEIVYEHKSREDLYI
- the purB gene encoding adenylosuccinate lyase, encoding MIERYSIPEIRDIFKEENKYKKWVEIELTHLQVLEEEGLIPQGSYSEVAEKVKDIDYVEFAKRAKEIEKEVDHDVIAFLIALEERVGDKGRYLHFGLTSSDVVDTANALMLKEALEKVIKELDSLIEEVKKKAVEYKYFPIMGRTHGVFAEPTSLGLKFLYFYSELLRARSRLVVALNEISVGKISGAVGNYVYLSPDIEEKILKRLNLKPEGVSTQIVPRDRHAFMMSQIAILASSLERFATEIRLLQRTEVNEIMEPFGKGQRGSSAMPHKRNPIKSERVCGLARLLRGYLIPALENIPLWHERDISHSSNERYIFEDALCTLFYVIRLMKGIVEGLVVNREKIEENLRKYGDFYYSQALLLALVKKGLPRKDAYEIVKRVSHKSFDEGVGLREMVLSDAELGKIFTPQEIDEIFKTDFLRNVDEVYRRFGLS